Genomic DNA from Hordeum vulgare subsp. vulgare chromosome 2H, MorexV3_pseudomolecules_assembly, whole genome shotgun sequence:
catcttttggtctcaatgttatgtatatgtgtgtcatcacaatcaagattcaatatgaacaaacccctcacatagggtgcatgaccataaaagatattactataaaaatagaagaaccattattctctgacttaaatgagtagccgtctcacaataaacaagatccagatataatgttcatgcttaacgcacgcactaaataacaattatttaatttcataactaatcctgatggtaactgaagtgagactgtgccgacggcgattgcatcaaccttggaaccatttcccacgtgcatcgtcacttcatccttcagcagccttcgtttattccgcagttcctgcttcaagttgcaaatgtgagcaacagaactggtatcaaatacccaggcactactacgagagttggttaggtacacatcaataacatgtatatcacatatacctggtttggcgttggccgccttcttatcagccaaatacttggggcagttgcgcttctagtgatccatccccttgcaataatagcactatgtttctggcttaggtccatccttgggtttcttcgtcggagtggcaacagttttgccgctcttcttggagttacccttcttgcctttgtcgtttcttttgaaaccagtggtcttgttgaccatcaacacttaatgTTCTTTCCGAAGTTCTGACTGCGCGACTTTCagtatcgcgaataactcgtcgagtgacttgttcatcccttggatgttatagttcaacacaaagctcttgtagctaggtggcagtgattgaagaattttgtcagtgatagcctcttgcgaaagttcaactcccagctcagctggacggtttgagtacccagacattttgagcacatgttcactgacagactaattctcctccattttacaatcataaaatttatcggaggtctcatacctctcgatcggggcattcttctgaaagataaacttcaactcctggaacatctcatatgctccatgacgttcaaagcgtagTTGaaatcccggttctaagccatacaagattgcacattgaactactgagtagtcctccttacgtgcttgtcaagcgttcaaaacatcttgatcagacgtagctggtggttcatctcctagcactgcatcaaggacataattcttttccccagcttgtaggatgagccttagattacgagcccagtctacaaagttgctacaatcatctttcagcttagctttctctaggaacgtattgaaattcagggttgctactgcgtgagccattgatctacaacataaaatattgcaaagtggacttagactatgttcaagacaattagagtttaggtaatcaaattactaataaactcccactcaaatagacatccctctagttacttgagtgtggcatgatccaaattcactaactcaagtccgatcatcacgtgagttgagtgtaatttcagtggtaaacatctctatgttaatcatatcaactatacgattcatgctcaacctttcggtctcttgtgttccgaggccatgtctgcacatgctaggctcgtcaagtttaacccgagtgtttcgcgtgtgcaactgttttgcacccgttgtatgtgaacgttgagtctatcacacctgatcatcacgtggtgtctcgaaacgatgaactgtcgcaatagaacacaattttatcttgaaatttagtgagggatcacctcataatgctaccgtcgttctaagcaagataaggtgcataaaaggattaacatcacatgtgattcataagtgacatgatatggtcatgatcttgtgcttcttgatctctatcaccaaagcaccggcacgatcttcatcgtcaccggcgccacaccatgatctccatcatcatgatctccatcatcgtgccgccatcgaggttgtcgtgctatctatgctattactactaaagctacaacctagcaatatagtaaacgcatatgcaaacacaaacattagtttaaagacaaccctatggctcctgttggttgtcgtagcatcgacgtgcaagtcgatatttaactattacaacgtgatcatctcatacatccaatatatcacatcatgtctttggccatatcacatcacatgcataccctgcaaaaacaagttagacgtcctctaatttgttgttgcatgttttacgtggctgctatgggtatctagtatgatcgcatcttacttacgcaaaaccacaacggagatgtgcaaattgctatttaacctctctccaaggaccgcctcggttaaatccaattcaactaaagttgaagaaactgacacccgccagtcatctttatgcaacgagttgcatgttagtcgatgaaatcggtctctcgtaagcgtacgaataatgttggtccgggccggttcaatccaacaataccgcagaatcgacaaaagactaaggacggcagcaaatcgaacatcaacgcccacaaaaacttttgtgttctactcaagattacatctacgcatgaacctagctcatgatgccactgttggggaacgttgcatgggaaacaaaaaaattcctacgcacacgaagacctatcatggtgatgttcatctacgagagggagatcggatccacatacccttatagaccgctaagcgagaagcgttaagaaacgcggttgatgtagtggaacagcttcgtgattcaaatcaccgtcgtcccacgatccgtcctgatctagcaccgaacggacggcacctccgcgttctgcgcacgtacagctcgatgacgacctccgccttcttgatccagcaacaaagacgaggaagtagatgagttctccggcagcgtgacgtcgcatcggtgatggtgatgtctattcctgcagggctctgcccgagctccgcagaaaaccatctagaggaagaactacgaagtagaggtttagggttgcacgtggctaaagttgtgtctaaaaaaccctaaaacctctagtatatataagaggaggggagggtctagccttggggctcaagagagcccctagggcgtcggccgagtggaggaggaggggactccaactccaattcagtttggggaaggaggagtcccttccttccttcccacctccctcttttttttctccttgatttttttccttagccgaaatagtccacttgggctggcctcaccagccgactaagggctggtgcgccacccatgggctattaggttcactcccgggtgggtgggcccctcccggtaaaaacccggaacccattcgtcactcccagtacactgccggtaatgcccgaaatctttccgcaggccaaatgaaacaatcctatgtatcaatcttcgttttcggaccattccggaaaccctcgcgacgtccgtgatctcatccgggactccgaacaaccttcggtcaccaacacctataactcaactatacagaaacgtcactgaaccttaagtgtgcagaccctgcgggttcgagaactatgcagacatgacctgagacactcctgggtcaatatccaacagtgggacctggatgtccatattggattatacatattctacgaagatcttatcgtttgaacccatgtgccaaggattcatataatcccgtatatcattccctttgtccttcggtatgttacttgcctgagatttgatcgtcggtatccctatacctatttcaatctcgttaccggcaagtctctttactcgtttcgtaatagaagatcacatgactaacactttagtcacattgcttgcaaggcttatatgtgatgttgtattaccgagtgggccccgagatacctctctgtcacacggagtgacaaatcccagtcttgatccatgctaactcaactgagaccttcagagatacctctagagcacctttatagtcacccaataacattgcgacgtttgatacacgcaaggtattcctccggtgtcagtgagttacatgatctcatggtcatagcaatgaatacttgacacgcagaaaacaatagcaacaaaatgacacgatcacatgctacatttatagtttgggtctagtccatcacataattctcccaatgatgtgatccagtcatcaagtgacaacacttgcatatggtcagaaaaccttaaacatccttgatcaactcgctagtcaactagaggcttactagggacatttttttgtctatatatccacacatgcatttatgttttcatttaatacaattatagcatggataataaacgattatcttgaaacaggaaatataataataactattttatcattgcctctagggcatatttctaacacaacgaactccttgctcttgtgtttctaaagatagtctcatcaacacaaaatcactctctcacagaatatgcatgggtaggagaggttgatttggtggaaagctgtttgggAGGCTAGACATCAACTTTCAAATTATTGGATTGGAatgtcttggtctcaacacatgagtaggtggttctctcccaGAAAATAGATTtgacaatgaagtgtgtgttctgagtgcttctcccatgaatgagaggtgggtgaaggggtatatataggcagcacacaaaatacaaccgttacacacaaagtggaaaactcggtgacaccaaagtgaaaaactcggtggtaccgattagcacaaaggtagcaactttgaatctcgatgagactgatatatgaaactcggtggcaccgaaaaggtggctcacggtcagatggccaaactcgatggcaccgactcaaactcgaaaattacgattttgtgtaccgaggcacccaaaagttggtcaccaaacttggtagcaccgatatggattcggttgcccccatttggtgggaatggttagggtttctgtctgaggtcaaactcaatGTGTTCGatatgtgaaagttggtgacaaAGAATTTATGTATTGTaaatttgacagagtggatatgtgggagaaatgactgggtattttggtggctaactttgagcattttgagcaatcagttcattttactacctcacctccttttaatagtattagctttcctatggactcaaaagtggtttctcacaaatataaaataaagagtcttctagcttgaagcttgagccaatattattcctttctttcatcaaggggcatctccacataagcctttagccatggcatcttttgaacttttcagaAATATACTTGAAAAGCATATTAGTTCAATGATgcctatgttgtgatcaattatcaaaatcaccctagggagcaattctgCTTTCAGCCGCCTGGGTTGACCAATCCAGATGCCATTGTTTCTCAAGCTAGGAAACTGCGCATGCTACTGAGCTGGCTCATCTTAATTTGCTAGATAAATTAACAACACACAAATCATCATGAGTGACACATGGGCGAAAAACATCAGTTCTGAAGCCAGAgagaggccctgtttgtttcatgcAGTAGGAGTGAAGAGAGACCCATGTTTCATTGTATTCTGAAACTGAAAAATCTGAATTATGAAACTGTATCTTATCAATCTTCACACTAGCATTTGAATTCACATGTCCAAACAATGAAGTGTGATATGGTATTGTTGTTCATGGCGGCCATAGACACACAGATGCCAACCTCAGTTTCTCACGCAATGCAGTTTCTCAAACAACAACAGTTTCAGGTAGCAATAAACGGTAAACGGTAACTTCAGGTAGCAGTTTCTTCAATACTTTCTTCAGGTACAGACGGGTAGGGAGCAACAGTACCACGGGCAGAGCAGAGGAGCAGCAACTCCAGCAAAGGAGCAGCAGCAGCTCAGACATACGACCAGCAGCAATACGTGCAGAGGAGCTCCACCGGCGGCAGGGGATAAGCATACGCACCGGCGACAAGGGAGAAGGAGCAGCACAGGTTTCGGCGACGCCCGTAGGGGATCGTGGCCGGGAGGAATCGTCGCGGTGCACGCACGTGAGCTCGAGGAGGATGCGCATGAGCTTGGGGAGGATGCGCGAGAGCTCGAGGATAATGCATGGGAGCCGAAGGAGGAAGTGGCGGAAGGTTCCGACGCCGGCAGGAGCTCGAGGACGATGTCGGCAGGTAACTGCAGATGGAAGGGATCCGGCGGCGCAGATCTGGGATGTGGTGACGGAGGAGGTAATTGGCGGCGGCGAACCAATTATTTGGCGACGGCGACGGACCAATTATTTGGCGACGGCGGCGGAGCACTTCTAGCTCGGCGGTGGAGTACAATCGTTGTGCGGCGCGGAGGTGCTTGTTTGAGACAATTTTGTAGATATGagggtttttttttttgcaaaattgcCAGTGAACTACACGACTCGACATTGATttcgggatggagggagtataatttaTATTATATTATATTATATTATTTGAATTTCTAGTTTAGATGGTCAAATTAGACCATAACGCATACAAAAATACAAAGACCAAAATCGTACATTAACACAAAAAATTACAACTTCCACAAACATAGATAATACCGTCCAACAGAAGCAAATAGAACTAAAATCTGCTAATTATTCTCCAGTTATAGGTGGCTTCTTGTCTACCATagtcttatactccctccgtcacgattTAGAAGGCGTGTTTGCAATTCTCTGAAACCTAaatggttattgattggctgtgagatgagctgaaaaatagcattcacactgcacatgcatatagaagtagtacaacgaaatactaattagctgctagaagtaaatgcaatgcgccctaaaccttgtctattgtggAAATGCATGTAAATTTAAATGTGTCTTCTAAACTATGACGGAGGTAGTAGATGAAATGCGTAAAACGTCCTGCAGTTCTTCTATATCTTACAAGCATAGTGTAGTCTGTATCTTTACTGTGAGAAACCCTGCTGGGATTTTACTTAAACAAGTACAAATTTTATAATAAGTGAAcgacaattattttgggatggagggagtattgaaAAAGTGGGAGTTACCTCTGAGGGTGTGATGTAGACCAGGGAACAAAATAATAGTTGCTGGAAGTTTAGCGCTAACTGTAAGTACACAGCTAGGTTAGGGCACTAGAATATCTCTACCCCATTGTCTTAATCTTCCTATATTTTGTGAAGGTTGAAACTCACATTTTGTGAAGGTCGTAACTCAAAAGTAACTGCAAACAGGTTAAGAACATAGAGTTAAATTCGAGGTAACGTGTGCTAACTGCAAACAGGAAATTTGAAGACCACTGAGTAAGTGATCTGTAATGTTCAATTTTCACAAATTGTTTATGGTACAAGTCAATTATCCAACTGAGAGTTTCTCAAAAAATATTCAACTAAGTGTTTGGAGCAAAAGAAAATACTTGTCTGAGTATGATGTCAACTGAACAGCTATTGGCATAAATGCTTCTGAAGAAACTTATAGCAATGTACATGACCTCAAAACAAGGATATCTTCTATAGTTTCTACAGTGCTACAAAGACACTGCAAAGAAGTCAAAATTGCTATGGTACCAGTCTATTCTCTACAAGAACAAATCCCTGCTCTAAAAATATGAAACCCATTCGAGTCTCTGACTGAAATCTCTTTTCCGGTAGCAGCAGAGGCGTGCTCCAGAAATGAGTGGCAGTCACCACACATGCGGATGTTCTTCACGACACGGATAATTTTCCCAGAGCCTGCCATTAGGAGGCCATATGTAGCTGCTAGTTTTGCACTGTGGTACATTAGGAAATACCTCTTTTGATATTCCTCGACATCATGTAGGACAAAGGTGGTGTCTGGTTCATACCCGGCCTTCATGCACTCAAGAGTTAGCACGTCCAGACCAGCATAGATGTCTTTGGACTGAGGATGTGATCTATCTCGAGCGAAAAATGAGTGAATAGCATTGTCATCAAATGTCCAGCTCCTTGCTGGAATCTTATGGATACCCTTTTCCCGCATCTCCAGCCTCGTGTTCTCTGAGCAATGCCACTTTGCTGATTCAGAGTACAGATTAGATGCCAGAACATATGTGGACGGGTCTTGTGGTTCCAGGGCAAGTAGATGATTCATAGCTCGCCTTCGCAGTGTCATATTGGACTGCTTGCTACAAGTTTCCAGCAAAGATCGCCAAACTATTGCACTAGGCTTGAATGGCATACTAGCTATAAACTGCTCAGCCTCATCAAAATGACCCCAGCGGCCAAGGACGTTCACAACTGCTGCAAAGTGCTCCATAGCAGGTTCAGTGTTGTATTTGCTTGACATAGAATGAAACAGTTCCATACATGCATCTGCAGAATCTGAGTTTGTACAACTGCAAGCTGATATGATCAGAAGAAAGGTCACGGAGTCAGGCTTGATGACTAATCTCTCCATTTCAGACCATGTGTCCCATATTTCATCTCCCTGGCGATGGAGAAGATGAGCAGTGATCAGCGCATTCCAAGACACAAGGTCTCGATGAGGCATTCGCTGAAAGAAAGTGACTGCATTTTCTAACTGTCCGCACTTGCCATACATACTGACAATTGCATTACCAACTCCACAAGCACGCAAAAGCCCAGATTTCGCAGCGAGCAAATGCATTTGTTTTCCAAGTTCCATAAAACCCAAAGCACCACAAACTCCAAGAACATTAGTCAACAAGAACTCATCAATGAACTGAATATCACTGTTTCTAAACATTTGAAGGAAGGTAGAAAACGCTTTCTCATACTCTCCATCTCTAAAGCTAGAAAGCAGTAAAGAGCTCCAAGCAATGTGAAAACTTTCCTGGTGGCGCCAATGCTCAAACAACAGACGTGCATCTCCAGACCTACCACATTTAATGCACATGTCTATCAATGCAGCGTCAATCCAAGGACTTGAACCGCAGCCACACTTAATCACAAATGTGTGAACCTGCTCACTAATCTTTCTATCCGCAGCAATAGCACAAGCATTCAGGACACCAGTAACAGTAACGTCTGACATCTCCAACCCATTCTCGAGCATCTGCCTAAACAACCCGAGCCCCTGCAGCCCAGCCTTCCTAGCAAAAGTGACTCGCGCACTTTCCTTGTTCCTACAAAACCCGGTCAGAACTGCATTATATGTAACAAAATTCCTCTCAGGCATCCGATAAAACACACCCAGAGCATTGTCAACTAAACcaaattccatgtatccattgagtaACCCAGTCCACGAAATTACGTCCTTCACTGGCATCCTCTGAAACACACCAACCATATCCTCGACAGAATCACCATGCTCAGCATAAAATCCAATGAGCGCATTGCCCACACTCAAATCCACCTCCAGCCCGGACTTGAGAGACAGAGCGTGAACCGCTGCCCCGTGGGGCAGGCAGAACCCTTCGGTAGCCGCGGCCAAAAGCGctgacagagaaaaccggtcgacCGCAACATCGCTCGTCCGCATATCCCCAAACAGCTCAAACGCCTCCTCGTACCTCCCCAGCTCGACCAGGCCGGACAGTACCGTGTTCCACGAGGACACGTCACGCTCCTCCATCCCGTGGAACATCCTGAGAGCGTCCTCTAAGCGACCGCACTTGACATACATGCCAAGGAGCGCGTTGGCGACGAGGAGCGAGCCACCGATGTACCGTCCCTTGGCGGCGAGCGCATGGACCTGGGTCCCGAGCCGCGGATTGCCCCTGCGGATGCAGGCAGTGAGGAGGCCCACGAATGTGTACTTTGTGGGGGCGAGTCCCGCGAGGCGCATGCTGCGGAAAAGCGCCTCGGCAGCAGATACGGGTGAACCCAGCCGGGCGTGGCCCGAAATGAGCGCGCTGTAGGAGGCAGCGTCACGGGCGGTCATCCGGTCGAACACCTCAAGCGCGTCGGTGAGGCGGCCCGCGCGGATGTAGCCGCACATGACGGCGTTCGCCAGGCGCGCGTCCAACTGGGCGGCGGTACCAGACTTGGTCGCGACGGCGTGCGCTGCGCGGGGGTCGGCCGCGttggggaggaggcggaggcggggtGCGGTGCCATGGATGGCAGTGCTGGTGGTAGtagcgggaggaggagggggtggaaaGGAGAGGAGCGAACGAGGCGGGAGTAGGGGTGCGAGGGGGCCAGGGGAGGATGAGATGGAAGTGGCCATTCATTCCACGCCAAGGTCGATGAAGCTAGAGGCGTATCTAGCTATGACGCTTTCGGTGCCCTGCCGTTTCAAACACCCGGACAATAAGTTCGATTATTGATCAGACACGAAATTTTGATTTAATTAAATCTTTTCCTTCTATAAAAATAAAACAGCTACTGtttctgggacatttttgcaaaaAAAGCCTTTTTGATTGTGGGTATTCAATCCGCAGTCCTCGTATTAAATCAATTTGAACCGGTACGTGGGACAAAAAAAACAGCCGCATCCTGCCTCCTCATCCAATCTAGAACTCCAGCCGGCCGCCGTCGACCGGTTTTCTTCTCCGGCCATCCACCTCTAATCTTCTCCCGTGCTATTCGTAGCCTCCTTGATCTTCAACCTCCTGCTCCCGTGACATGGTCCTTCGATGCATGCTCTCTGATTTGGATTGAAGTTAGGGGAGGGGGCAGCGGGTTGTTCAGGCATCGGTCAGGGGAAAAAAGAAGACGACGTGGTGGGGGACGAGCTCGCCCCTACGGAGGCACGCCGGATCCGCCAGTCCAACCCCCGCTCCTCGTCCGCCCTGACCTCCATCGAAAGCATTGGAGAGGGTGGAGGCGCGCAGGTGTTGCTCGGCTGCCACTCGGTCGGAATTAATGGAGATGGGGGATGATGGTGGGCATGTGGAACGGGGCGGTGTGGTGCAACATTGGGCAGCACGCACATCAAGCGTAGCGCCGCCAAAGCTTCTGGGAGGATTTACTTCCCCACCACGGGCAGCTGCCTGATCCCCTTCATGCCGCCACTCCGGACGGACTTGGAATATTTCCACGGGATCCAGATGGCCATGGGTCTGGACGTTGGGGAGTGACTACGGAGGACAAGGTAAACACTGAGGCTATGTGCTGGTTGATTCTGTCGTTGCTAATTTTTTAGGTTCTGCTATACTGCTATTGCATATATAGACAGGTCAGAGCGGAGAGCAGCAGCTGCTGCGATTTTGTTCATGTCGTTGCTTGCTTTGTGCTACACATCTGTACAGAGAAGGCGGATGATTGCTCATTACAATTGCTTCATTATATGTACATATCCTCATGTGTATACTGTTGCTATGTACTCGTGAACATAGTGACATGGAATCAGTGCTACAGTGAAAGGCGTCTCTTGGCCTTGCAATGGCAACTCTAGCCAGTCATGGTGAGAAGACTTTGATCTTCATATGTAAGCAACATACGTTAGACAAGTTAACAGGTGAGCTTTATCCATCTCTACTCTGTGACACAAATTGGATCTGCATGATGCATTCTTTTTTTTTATTAAGTTGATTTAAGAGAATATATAGAAACAAGAACAAGTTATTGGTGTGGTTCATGTGTGAAATTCAGTACTTTGCTTTAGAGAATGAAATAAAGAGAAGAAATTTCCATGATGGATTTTAAACTTATCGTCAGCTTGATCAGGGAGCCTTAATTTGACGCCTCATTTGTTAGATGTGCATAATCAGCTAGCAATTGGTTGCAACCTTCATCTCTAGAATTAAATAATAATACAACACTTTGGTTATTTAGTCCCCTTAGGATACAATTACTTTCAAATCATTCAACTCCAACTACACTTGTCAAAAATTAAGAACAATACCAGACTACTAAGTTGGAACTTACGCCTATTTGATTAATTCCGCTACCACTACATAATTAATTAGCCTTAATTGTCTTAGTGCCGGTTCGTTTTAGCAAATTAATGATTTGTATAGTTTTAGAAATTGATGAGATATTGGATTTACTGATCTGGAAATTGTCTATTTGAAATTTCTATGTTAGTAGATTACTAGCGATAGCAAGGCACGGTGATGGCCGGTGGTGGAGGAGAGATTCAGCCTTTTTATCTATGCAGTCGACCACCGAGTATTGGCTGTCATAACTTCAGGTTACTTTGATAAACTGATTTATACACAATGGTACTGGTTGTGAAATGTGCTCGACGTAGAGTCCTGTTTTCCATGTTGTTGCATAGGAGTACTATCAATGCGAGCTTCGGTTACAAtgggaacatatgaccaaatgtcCATTTATCAAAATATATGTTATAGCTGATATCAAGAGTCACTGTCCAATATTTTTTGCTGTATATTTTGATGTATGATCAAAAAATTTGTTGTGGGCAACAACACAACAACGCTACTGGTTGGGCTGAAGGAACTGACGAAGGTGTTTAATGGTGATATCATTGTGGAGTTGGACTGTCTGTCGCTGGTGCAGGCACTTGAACCTGAAACGGTTAATAAGTCCAGGTTGATCTCTGTTACTTGTGACATCAAGGAGGCTTTGAAGCACTTCAAACTCCATCAGATTAATTGGGTCTATAGGAACCAAGACAAGTTTGCTCACTGTCTTGCCGATTGGGCCAATAGATAAGGTGTTTTCTTTATATAGTCTAGCAGTCCCACGTGAGTTCAGATAGCTTTTACAAGTTGAATGTAATCCAGGTGTATAGTCACCTTAAATGATCATTGTTCAAAAAAATGTGTTGTGGGCAGATGGAACTAATGATATATTTCACTCACGAGATGCATAGTTGATAGAATTATGTACATGCAACTTTTTATGGTAGACTAGCATATCAGGCGCAAAGTTGGCGTTGCATCAAAGTACGCGGTGATAGCGGGCCTCCCGCCGAGCTTGATGAGATTGTTTATTAATTTTTAAACATTTCTTTACGCTAGCGCGGCTCAATGCCATGTGTGTGATGTGGTGTCGAATTCATCTCTTTGAGATTGATTATGTCTGGATgcgttgtggatttgtgattacgtGAACATTACGACCACCATTGGCAAGGGTCGGAAGTAGGATAAGCAACGACATTAATGGGATGCCATGTTAAAATGGAATACATTGTGCGGGGAGGGGTTTGAGCCTGTTGGCATGGgtgttttttcttccgttgcgacACACGTTTTTTTTGCTAGTAACACAAAAAGACTTTAAATACCCGTACTGACCGACACTCTTTATATTTAGCCTACATATGGAATGGATCTGGGATGTTCAGGCGTGTCCGACACGCCCGCCACATCGCTTTGGCCCGCGCTTCGACCCCACATATATTGTTTATATTCGTTCGTCGTATCAAACCCTAGCCACATTATTCCACTCCCATCCGCCACCTAAGCTCATCCTCGACGATCTTCGTCCTTCTGCGGCATGGCGGACAACGGATCCGAGTTCTTCACCTCGAGAACTGTCGACCACAAGCTCATCCCATGCGGCCCCGAGGAGGAGATGGTCGTGAGGCTTGCGCTTCGCCGCTCCCGGTAGGCGGCCACCTGACGACAACACTCGGACTCGCAGCGTTGGCAGAACTGATGCTCGAATCTGGCATCGCTATCTTACCGGAGGCGGTGATGTCCGTTTGGTGTTCAAACGTCGTGGCGGACGCGCAACCCCTTCGTTGGCGTGCCGAGGGCGCACCATGGACGTACTTGGACGCTAACATGAGTGGCGTGCCCTCCGTGCAAGGCAGCGGGCGGGGGAGGCGGCAGAGGCCCTTGCGGTGGTTGTAACAACCCAAGATT
This window encodes:
- the LOC123426084 gene encoding pentatricopeptide repeat-containing protein At5g03800; amino-acid sequence: MATSISSSPGPLAPLLPPRSLLSFPPPPPPATTTSTAIHGTAPRLRLLPNAADPRAAHAVATKSGTAAQLDARLANAVMCGYIRAGRLTDALEVFDRMTARDAASYSALISGHARLGSPVSAAEALFRSMRLAGLAPTKYTFVGLLTACIRRGNPRLGTQVHALAAKGRYIGGSLLVANALLGMYVKCGRLEDALRMFHGMEERDVSSWNTVLSGLVELGRYEEAFELFGDMRTSDVAVDRFSLSALLAAATEGFCLPHGAAVHALSLKSGLEVDLSVGNALIGFYAEHGDSVEDMVGVFQRMPVKDVISWTGLLNGYMEFGLVDNALGVFYRMPERNFVTYNAVLTGFCRNKESARVTFARKAGLQGLGLFRQMLENGLEMSDVTVTGVLNACAIAADRKISEQVHTFVIKCGCGSSPWIDAALIDMCIKCGRSGDARLLFEHWRHQESFHIAWSSLLLSSFRDGEYEKAFSTFLQMFRNSDIQFIDEFLLTNVLGVCGALGFMELGKQMHLLAAKSGLLRACGVGNAIVSMYGKCGQLENAVTFFQRMPHRDLVSWNALITAHLLHRQGDEIWDTWSEMERLVIKPDSVTFLLIISACSCTNSDSADACMELFHSMSSKYNTEPAMEHFAAVVNVLGRWGHFDEAEQFIASMPFKPSAIVWRSLLETCSKQSNMTLRRRAMNHLLALEPQDPSTYVLASNLYSESAKWHCSENTRLEMREKGIHKIPARSWTFDDNAIHSFFARDRSHPQSKDIYAGLDVLTLECMKAGYEPDTTFVLHDVEEYQKRYFLMYHSAKLAATYGLLMAGSGKIIRVVKNIRMCGDCHSFLEHASAATGKEISVRDSNGFHIFRAGICSCRE